The Chitinophagales bacterium genome includes a region encoding these proteins:
- a CDS encoding sulfite exporter TauE/SafE family protein, translating to MNYWFLVLALVAEIIGTIGGFGSSVFFVPIANFYFDFYSVLGITAIFHLSSNVSKLLLFKKGIDKRLIIYMGIPSVIFVIIGGIASKYLNGNVLQIILGIFLIVLSLFFLLFKHYSIKAENKNAVVGGLLSGFSAGLLGTGGAIRGLTMAAFNLEKSTFIATSAMIDLMIDLTRSVVYFKNGYIHQHDMKYIPFLFVIGLVGTYIGKYILQFIPQNIFKTISLILILVIGIISLLKVFVFTDGVI from the coding sequence ATGAATTATTGGTTCTTAGTATTAGCACTTGTAGCAGAAATCATTGGCACTATTGGTGGATTTGGTTCTTCTGTTTTCTTTGTACCAATTGCTAATTTTTATTTTGATTTTTATTCTGTCTTAGGTATTACAGCTATTTTTCATTTGTCGAGTAATGTAAGCAAGTTACTACTCTTTAAAAAAGGAATTGACAAAAGATTAATTATATATATGGGAATTCCATCTGTTATTTTTGTTATTATAGGTGGAATTGCATCTAAGTATCTCAATGGAAATGTGCTACAAATAATATTAGGTATTTTCTTAATTGTATTGAGTTTGTTTTTTCTGTTGTTTAAGCATTATAGCATTAAAGCCGAAAATAAAAATGCAGTAGTAGGTGGTTTGCTGTCTGGTTTTTCTGCTGGATTACTAGGAACTGGTGGAGCTATTCGTGGACTAACCATGGCTGCTTTTAATTTAGAAAAAAGTACTTTTATTGCAACTTCGGCTATGATAGATTTAATGATAGACTTAACCAGAAGTGTAGTCTATTTTAAAAATGGATATATACACCAGCACGACATGAAATATATTCCGTTCTTGTTTGTAATTGGATTAGTAGGTACTTACATAGGCAAATACATTCTGCAATTTATACCACAAAACATATTTAAAACTATTTCATTGATATTGATACTCGTCATTGGTATCATATCTTTGCTAAAGGTGTTTGTGTTTACAGATGGCGTTATATAA